Proteins from one Oryza sativa Japonica Group chromosome 12, ASM3414082v1 genomic window:
- the LOC136354515 gene encoding uncharacterized protein, with protein MMMQQMQNHLNQGNNNAPPPQNKLADFLCVKPPTFSSTINLVEAGDWLHTIEKKLELLQCTDQEKVVFASHQLHGYASEWWDHFRMNRAEGQPITWEEFTEGLKKTHIPAGVVALKKREFRTLKQKDRTVTKFLYEFNRLARYAPEDVCTDEERQEKILEGLKDELSVTLISHDYADFHELVDKAIQLEDKKNRMDNRKRRMTVFQEAQGSSQRQHIKPSQVGESSLTSQEQSQQLNIGGEINSETNASNEVNIKQATLSEPVQQDQSQENNSSGREQQVCFNCYEPGHFARKCPKPKHQQPQGQVNNIVVTGANAVPVASSSVTAQPPVSKQQ; from the coding sequence atgatgatgcagcagatgcagaaccatctcaaccaagggaacaacaatgctccaccgccccagaacaagttagctgaTTTCCTTTGTGTGAAGCCGCCTACCTTTTCTAGCACTATCAACCTAGTGGAAGCAGGTGATTGGCTACACactattgagaagaagttggaattGCTCCAGTGCACAGATCAAGAGAAAGTTGTGttcgcttcacatcagttgcatggatatgcttcagaatggtgggatcacttccggatgaacagagcagaaggacaaccaatcacttgggaAGAGTTTACCGAAGGATTgaagaagacacacatacctgcaggagttgttgctttgaagaagcgtgagttcaggACATTGAAGCAAAAGGATCGTACCGTGACTAAGTTTCTTTATGAGTTCAACCGTCTAGCacgttatgctccagaagatgtctgtactgacgaggaaaggcaggagaagATCTTGGAAGGCCTGAAGGATGAACTGTCAGTTACGTTGATCTCTCATGACTATGCTGATTTTCATGAGCtggttgacaaagcaattcAACTGGAAGAtaagaagaacaggatggacaACCGTAAGAGAAGAATGACTGTTTTCCAGGAGGCACAGGGCAGTAGCCAGAGGCAGCATATCAAGCCATCCCAAGTTGGTGAATCAAGTCTAACATCTCAAGAACAATCGCAACAGTTGAACATCGGTGGTGAGATCAATTCAGAGACTAATGCAAGCAATGAAGTTAACATCAAGCAAGCTACTCTATCGGAGCCAGttcagcaggatcagtctcaAGAAAATAACAGTAGTGGAAGGGAGCAGCAAGTATGTTTCAACTGTTATGAGCCAGGTCACTTCGCAAGAaagtgtccgaagccgaagCATCAGCAGCCGCAAGGTCAAGTCAACAACATTGTCGTCACAGGAGCCAATGCAGTGCCAGTTGCGTCCTCAAGTGTTACAGctcagccaccagtttcaaagcagcagtag
- the LOC4351887 gene encoding PYK10-binding protein 1, whose translation MADPSKLQITPCGMLVQGNQINFTKLYLHHTPAGPEQNQSAVTSNDKKTGLGCIVVNNWSVYDGIGSDAKLVAYAKGLHVFAGAWHNSFSLVFEDERLKGSTLQVMGLIVEEGDWAIVGGTGQFAMATGVILKKMQEQKQYGNIIELTIHGFCPLLKGSQCPVTKIGPWGSSHEGTVQDITESPKRLESITLYHGWSVDSISFTYLDHAGEKHKAGPWGGPGGDPIMIEFGSSEFLKEVSGTFGPYEGSTVITSINFITNKQTYGPFGRQEGTPFSVPAQNNSSIVGFFGRSGKYINAVGVYVQPI comes from the exons ATGGCTGATCCCAGCAAGCTGCAAATCACACCCTGTGGCATGCTTGTTCAGGGCAACCAGATCAACTTCACCAAACTCTACCTGCACCACACGCCGGCTGGTCCAGAACAAAACCAGTCGGCGGTCACAAGCAATGACAAAAAAACCGGGTTGGGTTGCATTGTCGTTAACAACTGGTCAGTATATGACGGAATCGGCAGCGACGCCAAGCTTGTTGCCTATGCAAAAGGCCTCCACGTTTTTGCGGGTGCCTGGCACAACTCCTTCAGCCTAGTGTTCGAGGATGAAAG GCTTAAGGGGTCCACGCTTCAGGTGATGGGGCTAATTGTCGAAGAAGGTGATTGGGCTATTGTTGGGGGCACAGGACAGTTTGCTATGGCAACTGGTGTTATCTTGAAGAAAATGCAAGAACAAAAACAATACGGAAACATAATAGAGCTCACTATCCATGGGTTTTGTCCTCTCTTAAAAGGGTCACAG TGCCCTGTCACCAAGATTGGGCCATGGGGTTCATCTCATGAAGGGACAGTTCAAGACATCACTGAGTCTCCAAAGCGTCTCGAAAGCATCACATTATACCACGGCTGGTCTGTTGACTCAATCTCGTTTACTTACCTTGACCATGCCGGAGAGAAGCACAAGGCAGGTCCATGGGGTGGTCCTGGCGGGGATCCCATAATG ATTGAATTTGGCAGTTCAGAGTTTCTCAAGGAAGTTTCTGGAACGTTTGGCCCATATGAGGGCAGCACCGTTATAACATCTATTAATTTTATCACCAATAAGCAAACATATGGCCCATTTGGACGACAGGAGGGAACCCCTTTCAGTGTCCCAGCGCAGAATAACTCCAGTATAGTGGGTTTCTTTGGGCGCAGTGGGAAATACATAAATGCAGTTGGTGTCTACGTGCAGCCGATCTAA